The following are from one region of the Nicotiana tomentosiformis chromosome 7, ASM39032v3, whole genome shotgun sequence genome:
- the LOC104109733 gene encoding putative HVA22-like protein g, which yields MLGEFITSSLVLVLGYAYPAFECFKTIEKNRVDIEELRFWCQYWIIVAVLRIIESFGDVFMAWLPMYSEAKLALIIYLWYPKTKGTGYIYDALLKPFVSKHEPDIDRGFLEFRARAFDLAIYYWHNCTELGQAKFFQLLDFIAAPSRTTSHFSSEQRNGTDHSRGAPPPSAPPAPPSSFSFSLFRRNKPSDRRQPPPSPRKQPPQSPPSYYAHRSTFHPSKPETVQVHPEDLSFLDTDYFEPGSDHAARPKYSRR from the exons ATGTTGGGAGAATTCATCACCAGCAGTTTAGT ATTGGTTCTTGGATATGCATACCCTGCTTTTGAATGTTTTAAGACTATTGAGAAGAACAGAGTTGATATTGAAGAACTCAGATTCTGGTGCCAATACTG GATCATTGTTGCAGTGTTGAGAATTATTGAGAGCTTTGGCGATGTATTCATGGCATG GCTACCAATGTACAGTGAGGCAAAGTTGGCACTAATCATCTACTTATGGTATCCAAAAACAAAGGGTACAGGATACATATATGATGCCTTGTTGAAGCCATTTGTGTCAAAGCATGAACCAGACATTGACAGGGGTTTTCTAGAGTTCAGAGCCAGGGCATTTGACTTGGCTATTTACTACTGGCACAATTGCACTGAATTGGGGCAAGCAAAATTCTTTCAGTTGCTTGATTTTATAGCTGCTCCCTCTAGAACAACTTCACATTTCAGCTCTGAG CAAAGAAATGGGACTGACCATTCTCGCGGAGCGCCACCTCCTTCGGCCCCACCAGCACCACCGTCATCATTCTCCTTCAGCTTATTCAGGAGGAACAAGCCGTCAGACAGAAGGCAGCCACCACCATCGCCACGGAAGCAGCCACCTCAATCGCCGCCGTCTTACTACGCTCACCGGTCAacttttcatccttctaaaccgGAAACGGTCCAAGTGCACCCGGAGGATCTTTCATTCCTAGACACAGACTATTTTGAACCCGGTTCGGACCATGCTGCCCGGCCCAAATATAGCCGCAGATAG